One window of the Anaeromyxobacter dehalogenans 2CP-C genome contains the following:
- a CDS encoding MarR family winged helix-turn-helix transcriptional regulator, which translates to MRSTPARSGPAADARRVRELLVRLSRHGSLRDPIGGSGHGLDLSPVQVHALLWLGMGGALTMGELARHVAVTEKTITGVVDRLERDELVQRARSRDDRRVVRVSLAARGEAAWRALDAEISARLEGLLALLEPRDRRDLVRILARLDERLRPAADAAPGPARARAARGAGGRQHERREDA; encoded by the coding sequence ATGCGGAGTACCCCCGCCCGCTCCGGCCCCGCCGCCGACGCCCGCCGCGTCCGCGAGCTGCTGGTCCGCCTGTCGCGGCACGGCTCGCTCCGCGATCCCATCGGCGGCAGCGGCCACGGGCTCGATCTCTCCCCGGTGCAGGTGCACGCGCTGCTCTGGCTCGGCATGGGCGGCGCGCTCACCATGGGTGAGCTGGCGCGGCACGTGGCCGTGACCGAGAAGACCATCACCGGCGTGGTGGACCGGCTGGAGCGGGACGAGCTGGTGCAGCGGGCGCGGAGCCGCGACGACCGCCGGGTGGTGCGGGTCTCGCTCGCCGCGCGCGGCGAGGCGGCCTGGCGCGCGCTCGACGCGGAGATCTCGGCGCGGCTGGAGGGCCTGCTCGCGCTGCTCGAGCCGCGCGACCGGCGGGACCTGGTCCGCATCCTGGCGCGCCTCGACGAGCGGCTCCGGCCGGCGGCGGACGCCGCGCCCGGACCGGCGCGCGCGCGGGCGGCCCGCGGTGCCGGCGGAAGGCAACACGAACGGCGGGAGGACGCATGA